Proteins encoded together in one Stutzerimonas stutzeri window:
- a CDS encoding TIGR03759 family integrating conjugative element protein, with amino-acid sequence MKPRHIVPALIVLLTGGLAQGAENLVADNLPSREQPTATERADEQYARDWNLGAEEWARYRALMQGPLGIYSPNLDPLTALGIEARSNQERQRYAELQVETEALRVEKLLAYQRAYDDAWQRLHADIPRVILPDAGPEFSPITPATSGRIAVFVKDACPVCDQSTLRLQAAGMAFDIYVVDSRADDARIRAWAQRIGIDPAKTRSGQITLNHDSGRWQSLNLQGDLPAVVRQVGNQWQRQP; translated from the coding sequence ATGAAGCCGCGCCATATCGTCCCCGCACTTATCGTCCTACTGACCGGCGGGCTCGCCCAGGGCGCGGAAAACCTCGTCGCCGACAACCTTCCCAGCCGCGAGCAGCCGACGGCCACCGAACGCGCCGACGAGCAGTACGCACGGGACTGGAACCTGGGTGCCGAGGAATGGGCGCGCTACCGGGCGCTCATGCAAGGGCCGCTGGGTATCTATTCGCCCAACCTTGATCCGCTTACCGCACTGGGCATCGAAGCACGCTCCAACCAGGAACGGCAGCGTTACGCGGAGTTGCAGGTCGAGACCGAAGCCCTCCGCGTCGAAAAGCTGCTCGCTTACCAACGGGCTTACGACGACGCCTGGCAGCGGCTCCACGCCGATATACCGCGCGTTATCCTGCCCGATGCCGGCCCGGAATTCTCGCCGATCACGCCCGCAACGAGTGGACGAATCGCCGTGTTCGTCAAGGACGCCTGCCCAGTCTGCGATCAATCCACGCTGCGGCTGCAGGCAGCCGGTATGGCGTTCGACATTTACGTCGTCGACAGCCGCGCCGACGACGCACGCATCCGCGCCTGGGCACAGCGCATCGGCATCGACCCGGCCAAGACGCGCAGCGGCCAGATCACGCTCAACCACGATTCGGGACGCTGGCAATCGCTGAACTTGCAGGGCGACCTGCCGGCAGTTGTACGCCAGGTCGGAAACCAGTGGCAGCGGCAGCCGTAA